The DNA region TTGTGAGTGCTGCTGCAGCCAATAAATTCGCGGGTTGAGACAATGCCCCACAAGGGGGCAGGGCTACGAATTCATGGTAACAGTGTACTAGAAGGCTTTGAACATTCGTAGTTAAGCAAATACCGTCCCATCCCGCCTTTTCCTGGCGAAGCCTTGAATTTGGCGATTTTTGTGAAGGATGTGCCAGCCCGGGCTAACGATTTCGTTACGATCTTGTCGGCGGGATTCCAAATATGTAAAAGCGTTCAGCGTTTTTTAGCCAAAAGTTGCTGAAATTCTGTGACGCTGCCGACGCGCACCGCGCACCCATGGGGGCAGTTGTTCACGCACGCCGGGCCGTGATTGGTTTTATAGCAAAGATCGCATTTGCTCGCCAACAGGCGTTCCTTGCCGCGCAAAACCTCCGGCAGCATATTGTTCGGCCAAACCTCGCCGGTCTCATGCATGACAATGGCGTCATACGGGCAATTGTTGGCGCACGCCTGGCAACCAATGCAAAGATCATCGACGATTTCAACCACCTCACCGACTTGCGCGCGATGGATAGCGCCGGTCGGGCAGCCAACCAGACACACAGGATCGTGGCAATGGTAACATGATTTGGCGATCAGAAAATTTTCATATTTGTCGCCTTCGCGCACAAAACGCGGCCGCCCCTCGTGCGTATCCGCGCAACCGCGCACACAATCGTCGCAGCGCGTGCAGACATCGAGATCGATCATCAAAATGCTGTTGCCCTGCATCAATCCTTTTTCGAGCGAGGTTTGAATGAATTCCGCCTGGCCGAGATGCTTGCGGTTGAATCCGGTTTCCTTGATGCGCGCCACCGCGCTTTCCAGCAGGCGTTTCTGCACGTGGGAGTATCTTTTCAACAGGGCGCGCAAATCCTCGCGAGAAATCTTAACCAGCTCGGTAAATTCCACCGAAGCCGCACTGCACGTCCAATTGGACGCGTCTTGCAGCAGCAGCTCAACCTCGCCGAGCGTCATGCCTTTGGAGAGATAGGATACCGCGGCTTCCCCTTCGCCTAATTTTTGTGAGAGTTTTAAAAAACCCGAGCGCACGAGATAAAGCGCATCCGCCGCCTCGCCTTCCTTGACGATCACCTCATTGGGATCACAAGAAACCAGTTCGACCCGTTTCGCCAGCGCCTCGATGAAGGCATCATCACACTTTTGCAGAAGCGCCGTGGTTTTGAGTTGGGCAAACAGTGAGCGTTCGCGATAGACTTTGTCCAGACGCTCTTTCAATGTTTTGGATTTGCGTTTCATGCGGCGTAACGCAGGCATGCGAATCTGTGCGAGCAGGCACTCGGTTGCCGTGCGCGCCGTGACGGATTGCGGCCAGCCGTTCATCGCGCCAATCTCGCCGAAAATTTCACCCGCGCCCAGCGTCATGCCGCTGCCCGCCGGCAGGTTGAAATCCATTGAAGAGAGAAATACGATCTCCGAGCCATTTTTCGGTTTTTTATCTCTCCTCTGCGGTTGGCGATTGCGCATCTTTTGCAGATAAATCTCCACGGAACCTTGCACAATGAAAAATGCCAGATCGAGATACGCGCCCTCTTCGAATAGAACCGCATTCGGTTTCCACTTCGCAATGGTGACGTCCGGACTGATTTCTTCAAGAAAGGCGTCGTCATAATCGCGAAACATCTCGAAGCGCCGCAAATTGTTCGGCGAAAGTTTTTCGGAAATCCCCAGGATGCCGGCGGTGGCGCCGTATGCCGACCAGCGATCCTTGTGCTGCTCAATGCGTTTGACGCCGGTGGTTGCAACCTTACCGTTGTTGCGCGCAGGCATGAATTGAATCATATCGTATTCGACTTTGCGTGAGCTTGATTGATCATGTTTGTTTAGGCGATTGAGATCACTGCCCGGTTTTTTGATAGAGCAATTCCAAACGCTTTTTGACGATCAGTAGAATCTCGCCGATAGATGCTGTATCGCTTACACTCGGAAAGGGCGGCAAAAATACCGGCGCGAAAACTCTCGTGCTTTCCGGCGAGGCCATCATTGGCGGCATTGCCACCGGCGCCGTCATTGTTGTGTTGCTTGTTGTGGGAACAGCCGGTTGTGTGACAACTGGTCTGGGAGGCGCAGCCGGCCGTGTTGCCGGCGCCGCATTCGCAGGTGAAGTCATGTTTGTTGTCGGCGGCGTGTTTGCACTGGCAACCGTTTTTGTTTCCGGCAATGGCGCGTTTGAGACAGTCGCCGGCGTTGCCGTTGCTGGCGCCGCGGCAGAAGGCGGAGGAGTTACCGGTTTTTCCGCTGGGGTTGGCGGCGGCGCGGCTGCTTCGACCTTCGCAATTTGCGCCACCGGACCTTTGGCATTCATCGCTTTCTCAAACGGCGCTTTGGTGAGATCGTTCGCATCCGGCTGGCGTTTCCAATGCTTTGCCACTTTCTTTAGGCCTGAAATATAATTGAAGCGCGCGCCATCCGGATGCCCGGCCGCCAGCAGCTTTTGATCTGTGATGTAATGACAACGCACGCAAGTATTCGCGCGTTTATCCAAATTCTTCAATTCCACCAAACCAAGCTGCAGCGCTTTGATGTAGCCGGTGCGATTGACGC from Cytophagia bacterium CHB2 includes:
- a CDS encoding cyclic nucleotide-binding domain-containing protein, whose amino-acid sequence is MIQFMPARNNGKVATTGVKRIEQHKDRWSAYGATAGILGISEKLSPNNLRRFEMFRDYDDAFLEEISPDVTIAKWKPNAVLFEEGAYLDLAFFIVQGSVEIYLQKMRNRQPQRRDKKPKNGSEIVFLSSMDFNLPAGSGMTLGAGEIFGEIGAMNGWPQSVTARTATECLLAQIRMPALRRMKRKSKTLKERLDKVYRERSLFAQLKTTALLQKCDDAFIEALAKRVELVSCDPNEVIVKEGEAADALYLVRSGFLKLSQKLGEGEAAVSYLSKGMTLGEVELLLQDASNWTCSAASVEFTELVKISREDLRALLKRYSHVQKRLLESAVARIKETGFNRKHLGQAEFIQTSLEKGLMQGNSILMIDLDVCTRCDDCVRGCADTHEGRPRFVREGDKYENFLIAKSCYHCHDPVCLVGCPTGAIHRAQVGEVVEIVDDLCIGCQACANNCPYDAIVMHETGEVWPNNMLPEVLRGKERLLASKCDLCYKTNHGPACVNNCPHGCAVRVGSVTEFQQLLAKKR